A genomic segment from Syngnathus scovelli strain Florida chromosome 3, RoL_Ssco_1.2, whole genome shotgun sequence encodes:
- the qng1 gene encoding queuosine 5'-phosphate N-glycosylase/hydrolase codes for MEPPLLPRESGQFVAKQSQYVSVEEEGVRKVAEMLYSLRGSDELSASGWKTANPLAPSPTSEQAFNWVFVVDTMNFSFWPDEETRQCEVTFRGTTYTGYMTLCAAITRAMEEGVPITDPKFFSQITVEELAHILRSDNETPMPMLQERHQVLTEGGRVLLQHGGSFQNFISRAKNDARKMVELVVEKIPSYRDEAVYQGRKISLYKRAQILVADFWAIAAARGETDIVNIDWLTMFADYRVPQALVYLGALRYSDALMHTLKSGQLLHSGDPREVEIRACSIWAVERIKARLDELAREQGAESSGINSVLIDFYLWPYAKQHHREMAHIPIHHTRCVYY; via the exons ATGGAGCCACCCCTGTtaccccgagagtctggccagttTGTAGCAAAGCAAAGTCAGTATGTGTCTGTGGAGGAAGAAGGTGTGCGGAAGGTGGCAGAGATGCTCTACTCTCTACGAGGTAGTGATGAGCTGAGCGCCAGTGGCTGGAAGACTGCCAACCCCTTGGCCCCATCGCCCACCTCTGA GCAGGCTTTCAACTGGGTGTTCGTGGTTGACACCATGAACTTCTCCTTCTGGCCCGATGAGGAAACACGGCAGTGTGAGGTGACCTTCCGAGGGACAACATACACGGGCTACATGACCTTATGTGCCGCCATCACCAGAGCCATGGAGGAAG GGGTGCCCATTACCGACCCCAAATTCTTCTCCCAGATAACCGTGGAGGAGCTGGCGCACATCCTTCGGTCCGACAACGAAACGCCAATGCCCATGCTTCAGGAGCGCCATCAG GTGCTGACTGAAGGCGGCCGCGTGCTGTTGCAACATGGCGGAAGCTTCCAGAATTTCATCAGCCGGGCCAAAAATGACGCCCGCAAGATGGTGGAGCTCGTAGTGGAGAAGATTCCCTCCTACAGAGACGAGGCTGTTTACCAG GGGAGGAAAATCTCATTGTACAAGAGGGCTCAGATCCTGGTAGCAGATTTCTGGGCCATCGCGGCAGCCAGAGGCGAGACCGACATCGTCAACATAGACTGGCTCACCATGTTTGCTGACTACCGGGTCCCGCAGGCCCTCGTCTACCTGGGCGCGCTGCGATACTCGGACGCTCTGATGCACACGCTCAAGAGTG GCCAGCTGTTGCACTCAGGTGACCCCAGGGAGGTGGAGATCCGGGCGTGCTCCATTTGGGCGGTGGAGCGCATTAAGGCGCGCTTGGACGAACTGGCGCGGGAACAAGGCGCTGAGAGCAGTGGCATCAACTCGGTGCTCATCGATTTCTACCTGTGGCCATACGCCAAGCAGCACCACCGAGAGATGGCCCACATTCCCATACACCACACGCGATGTGTTTACTATTGA
- the LOC125965882 gene encoding kinesin-like protein KIF27, translating to MTEVRVRVAVRLRPLLPRELLHAHRECLRVVPGAPQVILGSDQLFSFDHAFGPTATQGEVYESCVRPLTRCLLDGINATVFCYGQTGSGKTYTLGSSKMDSEGGIISCLAKDVFSLLDKRQHSNGMEVTVRVSYLELYKEELRDLLELDTSHKDLQIRDDFKGNTVVVGAKEVVVSSSEELLNVLELGNALRQTGTTRMNEHSSRSHTVLTLWLRQRLPAGTDRPERLSKFCVVDLAGSERVGKTGNTGVRFEESVHINTGLLALGNVIRALAHPGRQRSSYIPYRHAKITRLLRDSLGGNACTLMMACVSPSHHSFAESLSVLKFASKSHRIRQHVEIATPEQDSEETTMLTSDDPPNKDIQPPSGTDSTAEQEVSPREASSYSSLVQQAAALLAEVCGPESQNDALIRKVHEWQKRAKAVSQSCCDDDVSWSDERDSPHLVTISQLRQDLKKCQESLETEAQLVALKDAKLKQVQKEAQELLQKQNILLQTFCEEKAQTERLVDQQILIDRLRCDLMALRGKGAADSCKAHHRPHSASLIRPSCGHMLISKLRPCLPTESLERLMATFKISNQLLQSQEEVKDFCPLLKQTGEVQGQQKDNFVSGLGWTSRQKKSALKEKVFGMDQPSKQTTQQGTWTKRQATGRNRLKDQRQRAGLIQRRIQMLSTNMSLKEELVKEMEKTEKETLAAVRREAGDHREDDALAWLSEQSRQARSALRHSLQHMDLQRAQLQRSLRRPSPESSENSTESEPDRLDSVRESINKLWPKEKADEPCWLDEAEELELQRRAAQQELDEELSKSEEVRQRRDACLQRKNALETERLRSSQVLSQELLRVSMRLETLEEKTANGSKQAAMTELEKEKEMLKQKRDSLNSQLKDSAVLTVEEEQLEEAVQVLEAELDFKQRCIQDKQEKAWSSSKRHSACVSDITGKLRGLSQSQASELLVKYFGKVMDLRQAEACLRLYCEELEIYCAEQEEARTELEAAVQNLALDADRRLTQQQQEHHRNMCFLMSKLKEGTSSGEAQEVIKGRVQNLEKELFFYKHCSRKLRKQLKESQSADHSPRTEETLPELNLSKDAKRFSRHQSPSSSSSSAENAKTPVDHQIGAIARCHGYSERRPPHPHGTRATVALHRRKLRELTGPARDSVVDTGIEMLSDDSLEVSTGSETHDCSNVRSVGLDS from the exons ATGACTGAAGTTCGCGTCCGCGTGGCGGTTCGGTTGCGTCCCCTTCTGCCTAGGGAGCTTCTGCACGCCCACCGGGAATGTCTGCGTGTGGTTCCCGGCGCCCCGCAGGTTATTCTCGGCTCCGACCAGCTTTTCTCTTTCGATCACGCCTTCGGGCCAACGGCCACCCAGGGTGAAGTGTATGAGTCGTGCGTAAGGCCGCTGACCAGATGCCTGCTGGACGGAATCAACGCCACCGTTTTCTGCTACGGGCAGACCGGCTCCGGGAAGACCTACACGCTCGGTAGTAGCAAGATGG ATTCAGAAGGAGGCATCATCTCATGCTTGGCCAAGGATGTGTTCTCGCTGCTCGACAAAAGGCAGCACAGCAACGGCATGGAAGTCACCGTGCGAGTGTCGTATTTGGAGCTGTACAAGGAGGAGCTGCGTGACCTGCTGGAGCTCGATACCTCTCACAAAGACCTTCAGATCAGAGATGACTTTAAGGGAAACACAG TGGTTGTAGGTGCCAAGGAAGTGGTGGTCTCCTCCTCTGAAGAGCTCCTCAACGTCTTGGAGTTGGGCAATGCGTTGCGCCAAACGGGCACCACCCGCATGAACGAGCACTCAAGCCGCTCCCACACCGTCCTCACGCTGTGGCTCCGCCAGAGACTCCCTGCCGGGACTGATAGACCAGAGCGCCTCTCAAAGTTCTGCGTGGTGGATTTGGCTGGATCGGAGCGTGTGGGCAAGACTGGAAACACGGGTGTCCGCTTCGAGGAGTCGGTGCACATCAACACGGGCCTGCTAGCGCTGGGCAACGTCATACGGGCCTTGGCCCATCCCGGGCGTCAACGCAGCAGCTACATTCCGTACCGCCACGCCAAGATCACCCGGCTCCTACGGGACTCGTTGGGGGGCAACGCCTGCACCCTCATGATGGCGTGCGTAAGCCCGTCTCACCACAGCTTTGCCGAGAGCTTGAGCGTGCTCAAATTCGCCTCCAAGTCTCACCGCATTCGTCAGCATGTCGAGATAGCAACGCCCGAACAAGACTCTGAGGAGACCACAATGCTGACTTCTGATGACCCGCCTAACAAGGACATCCAGCCTCCATCAGGAACAGATTCCACGGCAGAACAGGAAGTGAGCCCCAGGGAAGCGTCTTCCTACTCCTCACTGGTGCAGCAGGCTGCGGCTCTCCTCGCAGAGGTCTGCGGACCCGAATCTCAAAACGACGCTTTGATACGCAAAGTGCACGAGTGGCAGAAGAGGGCGAAGGCCGTCAGCCAATCATGTTGCGACGATGACGTCAGCTGGTCAGATGAGAGAGACTCACCCCATCTGGTCACCATCTCACAGCTTAGACAGGACCTCAAGAAGTGTCAG GAGTCTCTAGAGACAGAAGCCCAACTCGTGGCACTAAAAGATGCCAAACTGAAACAAGTACAAAAAGAAGCGCAAGAACTCTTACAGAAGCAAAACATCCTTCTGCAAACCTTTTGTGAAGAGAAAGCGCAG ACGGAGCGACTGGTGGACCAGCAGATTCTGATCGACCGCCTTCGCTGCGACCTGATGGCCTTGCGCGGCAAAGGGGCAGCTGACTCCTGTAAGGCTCACCACAGACCACACAGTGCCAGCTTGATACGACCCAGCTGTGGACACATGTTGATCAGTAAG CTTCGTCCCTGTCTGCCTACCGAGTCGCTAGAGAGGCTGATGGCAACTTTTAAGATAAGCAACCAGCTTCTGCAAAGTCAGGAGGAAGTGAAGGATTTCTGTCCTCTGCTGAAACAAACGGGAGAAGTACAAGGTCAACAGAAGGACAATTTTGTTAGTGGACTTGG ATGGACCAGCAGGCAGAAGAAATCAGCCCTGAAAGAAAAAGTCTTTGGAATGGACCAACCATCAAAACAAACAACTCAGCAGGGCACAT GGACCAAGCGACAAGCCACTGGGCGCAATCGCCTGAAAGATCAGAGGCAGAGAGCGGGTCTAATCCAGAGGAGGATTCAGATGTTGTCAACAAACATGTCCTTAaaagaggagcttgtcaaagAAATGGAAAAAACTG AGAAAGAAACGCTGGCGGCAGTTCGGCGCGAAGCGGGCGACCACcgagaggacgacgcgctggctTGGCTGTCGGAGCAGAGCCGGCAGGCCCGCTCGGCGCTGCGTCACAGCCTGCAGCACatggatctgcaaagggctcagCTGCAGAGGAGCCTCAGGCGGCCCAGCCCGGAGAGCAGTGAAAACTCCACAGAGTCAGAGCCTGACAGG CTGGACAGTGTTCGAGAAAGCATAAACAAACTGTGGCCGAAGGAAAAG GCAGATGAGCCTTGTTGGCTGGATGAGGCCGAAGAGCTGGAGCTGCAGCGGAGAGCCGCTCAACAGgagctggatgaagagttgagcAAGAGTGAGGAGGTGCGCCAGCGTAGGGATGCGTGCCTGCAGCGTAAGAACGCACTGGAGACGGAGAGGCTGCGCTCCAGCCAG GTTTTGAGTCAGGAGCTGCTGCGCGTGTCAATGCGCTTGGAAACGCTGGAGGAGAAGACGGCGAATGGTTCCAAGCAGGCGGCCATGACGGAGctggagaaagagaaagagatgcTGAAACAGAAGAGAGATAGCCTGAATTCACAGCTCAAGGACAGCGCGGTGCTCACTGTGGAG GAGGAGCAGTTGGAAGAAGCCGTGCAAGTCCTGGAAGCAGAGCTGGACTTCAAGCAGCGATGCATCCAAGACAAACAGGAGAAAGCCTGGAGCTCGTCGAAGCGACACAGCGCATGCGTCTCCGACATCACCGGGAAGCTAAGGGGGCTCTCGCAATCCCAAGCTTCTGAGCTGCTCGTCAAATACTTCGGCAAA GTGATGGACCTTCGCCAAGCGGAAGCTTGTTTGCGATTATACTGTGAGGAGCTGGAGATTTACTGTGCAGAGCAGGAGGAAGCACGTACGGAGCTGGAAGCCGCCGTACAGAACTTGGCCTTGGACGCTGACCGCAGGCTcacccagcagcagcaggaacacCACAGGAACATGTGTTTTCTCATGAGCAAACTCAAAG AGGGAACTTCGTCAGGAGAAGCCCAGGAGGTGATCAAGGGGCGTGTGCAAAACTTGGAGAAGGAGTTGTTCTTCTACAAGCACTGCAGCCGCAAGCTGAGGAAGCAGCTCAAAGAGTCCCAGTCCGCTGACCACAGTCCCCGCACCGAGGAGACTCTCCCGGAACTCAACTTGTCCAAAGACGCCAAAAGATTTTCACGCCACCAGAGcccatcttcgtcatcttcgtcggcCGAGAACGCCAAGACCCCTGTCGACCACCAGATTGGCGCGATAGCCCGTTGCCACGGTTACAGCGAACGCCGGCCACCTCACCCCCACGGGACGCGAGCCACCGTCGCGCTGCATCGCAGGAAGCTGCGGGAGCTGACAGGGCCGGCGCGGGACTCCGTGGTGGACACCGGTATCGAGATGCTGTCGGACGACTCTCTGGAAGTGTCCACCGGCAGTGAAACGCACGACTGTAGCAATGTGAGGTCAGTGGGCCTTGACTCGTAa
- the gkap1 gene encoding G kinase-anchoring protein 1 isoform X3, with translation MASSTTIMVPTTASRFALLQIDSDSDSDNSGAVKTANKAGSRKQRPEKSGGAKASQGNDKKKDKKKNKKKEQQQSEANELRNLAFKKIPQKSHGPPPCMTLSGIAGDLLSGTPAPHGANPSSQQGWQQWKQRDEQMTSEMYEADLEKALILSKLEFEQNKLGGSNNHVQSPKSRKDGGGGGSKEKKKKNPQAKDKKTVSLQDFQAEGTTEHANRKQEKEQEASNSALGLGQEERFFNKLEDDLSRIVQQERRRKQYNGDTSAEHEPDPRAEQLKYELEKKDQEIRELKKTIAQWEVKYKEVKARNGQLLKMLQQGEMKDKAEILLQVEELLHIKEELSLQVTLLHTALEQERSKVKCLQSEQPKHQGNKRGKKSSEADL, from the exons ATGGCATCGTCAACAACCATCATGGTCCCCACCACCGCCTCTCGCTTCGCCCTGCTTCAGATCGACTCGGACTCCGACTCGGACAATTCTGGGGCAGTGAAGACAGCCAACAAAGCCGGCTCCAGGAAGCAGCGCCCGGAAAAGTCCGGAGGGGCCAAAGCATCTCAGGGCAACGACAAGAAGAAagacaagaagaaaaataagaagAAGGAACAACAGCAAAGTGAAGCCAACGAG CTTCGCAATCTGGCCTTCAAGAAGATCCCGCAGAAGTCCCACGGCCCGCCGCCCTGCATGACGCTCTCGGGAATAGCCGGTGACCTCCTCAGCGGCACCCCGGCGCCGCATGGTGCTAATCCATCGTCGCAGCAGGGCTGGCAGCAGTGGAAGCAGAGGGACGAGCAG ATGACGTCCGAGATGTACGAGGCAGACTTGGAGAAGGCCTTGATTCTGAGCAAACTGGAgtttgaacaaaacaaactg GGAGGCAGCAATAACCACGTGCAGTCGCCAAAGTCTCGCAAAGATGGTGGTGGAGGCGGCagcaaggagaagaagaagaagaacccgCAGGCCAAAGACAAAAAGACAGTCTCTCTGCAGGACTTCCAGGCTGAAGGCACCACAG aaCATGCGAACCGGAAACAGGAGAAAGAG CAGGAAGCGTCCAATTCTGCCCTGGGGCTGGGCCAGGAGGAGCGTTTCTTTAACAAGCTGGAGGACGACCTTAGTCGAATAGTCCAGCAGGAGAGGAGGCGCAAGCAGTACAATGGTGACACCTCGGCGGAACATGAgcca GACCCTCGTGCTGAGCAGCTAAAATATGAGCTGGAGAAGAAAGACCAGGAGATCCGTGAGCTGAAGAAGACCATCGCACAGTGGGAG GTCAAATACAAAGAGGTGAAGGCCAGAAATGGGCAGCTTCTCAAGATGCTTCAGCAAGGAGAGA tgAAAGACAAAGCCGAAATCTTGCTGCAAGTGGAGGAGCTGCTGCATATCAAAGAGGAGCTCTCGTTGCAG GTGACCTTACTACACACCGCACTTGAACAAGAACGATCTAAAGTCAAATGTCTGCAGTCTGAGCAGCCCAAACATCAG GGTAACAAGAGAGGGAAGAAAAGTTCTGAAGCAGATCTCTGA
- the gkap1 gene encoding G kinase-anchoring protein 1 isoform X2, translating into MASSTTIMVPTTASRFALLQIDSDSDSDNSGAVKTANKAGSRKQRPEKSGGAKASQGNDKKKDKKKNKKKEQQQSEANELRNLAFKKIPQKSHGPPPCMTLSGIAGDLLSGTPAPHGANPSSQQGWQQWKQRDEQMTSEMYEADLEKALILSKLEFEQNKLQGGSNNHVQSPKSRKDGGGGGSKEKKKKNPQAKDKKTVSLQDFQAEGTTEHANRKQEKEEASNSALGLGQEERFFNKLEDDLSRIVQQERRRKQYNGDTSAEHEPDPRAEQLKYELEKKDQEIRELKKTIAQWEVKYKEVKARNGQLLKMLQQGEMKDKAEILLQVEELLHIKEELSLQVTLLHTALEQERSKVKCLQSEQPKHQGNKRGKKSSEADL; encoded by the exons ATGGCATCGTCAACAACCATCATGGTCCCCACCACCGCCTCTCGCTTCGCCCTGCTTCAGATCGACTCGGACTCCGACTCGGACAATTCTGGGGCAGTGAAGACAGCCAACAAAGCCGGCTCCAGGAAGCAGCGCCCGGAAAAGTCCGGAGGGGCCAAAGCATCTCAGGGCAACGACAAGAAGAAagacaagaagaaaaataagaagAAGGAACAACAGCAAAGTGAAGCCAACGAG CTTCGCAATCTGGCCTTCAAGAAGATCCCGCAGAAGTCCCACGGCCCGCCGCCCTGCATGACGCTCTCGGGAATAGCCGGTGACCTCCTCAGCGGCACCCCGGCGCCGCATGGTGCTAATCCATCGTCGCAGCAGGGCTGGCAGCAGTGGAAGCAGAGGGACGAGCAG ATGACGTCCGAGATGTACGAGGCAGACTTGGAGAAGGCCTTGATTCTGAGCAAACTGGAgtttgaacaaaacaaactg CAGGGAGGCAGCAATAACCACGTGCAGTCGCCAAAGTCTCGCAAAGATGGTGGTGGAGGCGGCagcaaggagaagaagaagaagaacccgCAGGCCAAAGACAAAAAGACAGTCTCTCTGCAGGACTTCCAGGCTGAAGGCACCACAG aaCATGCGAACCGGAAACAGGAGAAAGAG GAAGCGTCCAATTCTGCCCTGGGGCTGGGCCAGGAGGAGCGTTTCTTTAACAAGCTGGAGGACGACCTTAGTCGAATAGTCCAGCAGGAGAGGAGGCGCAAGCAGTACAATGGTGACACCTCGGCGGAACATGAgcca GACCCTCGTGCTGAGCAGCTAAAATATGAGCTGGAGAAGAAAGACCAGGAGATCCGTGAGCTGAAGAAGACCATCGCACAGTGGGAG GTCAAATACAAAGAGGTGAAGGCCAGAAATGGGCAGCTTCTCAAGATGCTTCAGCAAGGAGAGA tgAAAGACAAAGCCGAAATCTTGCTGCAAGTGGAGGAGCTGCTGCATATCAAAGAGGAGCTCTCGTTGCAG GTGACCTTACTACACACCGCACTTGAACAAGAACGATCTAAAGTCAAATGTCTGCAGTCTGAGCAGCCCAAACATCAG GGTAACAAGAGAGGGAAGAAAAGTTCTGAAGCAGATCTCTGA
- the gkap1 gene encoding G kinase-anchoring protein 1 isoform X1, whose translation MASSTTIMVPTTASRFALLQIDSDSDSDNSGAVKTANKAGSRKQRPEKSGGAKASQGNDKKKDKKKNKKKEQQQSEANELRNLAFKKIPQKSHGPPPCMTLSGIAGDLLSGTPAPHGANPSSQQGWQQWKQRDEQMTSEMYEADLEKALILSKLEFEQNKLQGGSNNHVQSPKSRKDGGGGGSKEKKKKNPQAKDKKTVSLQDFQAEGTTEHANRKQEKEQEASNSALGLGQEERFFNKLEDDLSRIVQQERRRKQYNGDTSAEHEPDPRAEQLKYELEKKDQEIRELKKTIAQWEVKYKEVKARNGQLLKMLQQGEMKDKAEILLQVEELLHIKEELSLQVTLLHTALEQERSKVKCLQSEQPKHQGNKRGKKSSEADL comes from the exons ATGGCATCGTCAACAACCATCATGGTCCCCACCACCGCCTCTCGCTTCGCCCTGCTTCAGATCGACTCGGACTCCGACTCGGACAATTCTGGGGCAGTGAAGACAGCCAACAAAGCCGGCTCCAGGAAGCAGCGCCCGGAAAAGTCCGGAGGGGCCAAAGCATCTCAGGGCAACGACAAGAAGAAagacaagaagaaaaataagaagAAGGAACAACAGCAAAGTGAAGCCAACGAG CTTCGCAATCTGGCCTTCAAGAAGATCCCGCAGAAGTCCCACGGCCCGCCGCCCTGCATGACGCTCTCGGGAATAGCCGGTGACCTCCTCAGCGGCACCCCGGCGCCGCATGGTGCTAATCCATCGTCGCAGCAGGGCTGGCAGCAGTGGAAGCAGAGGGACGAGCAG ATGACGTCCGAGATGTACGAGGCAGACTTGGAGAAGGCCTTGATTCTGAGCAAACTGGAgtttgaacaaaacaaactg CAGGGAGGCAGCAATAACCACGTGCAGTCGCCAAAGTCTCGCAAAGATGGTGGTGGAGGCGGCagcaaggagaagaagaagaagaacccgCAGGCCAAAGACAAAAAGACAGTCTCTCTGCAGGACTTCCAGGCTGAAGGCACCACAG aaCATGCGAACCGGAAACAGGAGAAAGAG CAGGAAGCGTCCAATTCTGCCCTGGGGCTGGGCCAGGAGGAGCGTTTCTTTAACAAGCTGGAGGACGACCTTAGTCGAATAGTCCAGCAGGAGAGGAGGCGCAAGCAGTACAATGGTGACACCTCGGCGGAACATGAgcca GACCCTCGTGCTGAGCAGCTAAAATATGAGCTGGAGAAGAAAGACCAGGAGATCCGTGAGCTGAAGAAGACCATCGCACAGTGGGAG GTCAAATACAAAGAGGTGAAGGCCAGAAATGGGCAGCTTCTCAAGATGCTTCAGCAAGGAGAGA tgAAAGACAAAGCCGAAATCTTGCTGCAAGTGGAGGAGCTGCTGCATATCAAAGAGGAGCTCTCGTTGCAG GTGACCTTACTACACACCGCACTTGAACAAGAACGATCTAAAGTCAAATGTCTGCAGTCTGAGCAGCCCAAACATCAG GGTAACAAGAGAGGGAAGAAAAGTTCTGAAGCAGATCTCTGA
- the LOC125965887 gene encoding probable gluconokinase — protein MIYIIMGVSGCGKSSLGAFLSEKLGWPLHEGDRFHPEENVAKMARGEPLTDQDRFPWLLRLHDVIERERCSSSDALVTCSALKRLYRLILLHGPKALPSSTSSPPLPHSHVGVFFLFLHGDYEVIHRRMMNRRGHFMKADLLHSQFEVLEHPVEDQKENVVCLDVSRSIPDMAVEVEKHLISLKSPKKNHQNGSQCH, from the exons ATGATCTACATCATCATGGGAGTGTCAGGCTGTGGCAA AAGCTCTTTGGGGGCCTTCCTATCAGAAAAG CTGGGGTGGCCGCTGCATGAAGGAGACAGGTTCCACCCTGAGGAGAATGTGGCCAAGATGGCTCGTGGAGAGCCACTCACAGACCAG GATAGATTTCCTTGGCTTCTGAGACTGCATGACGTCATTGAAAG AGAACGATGTTCCAGCTCTGATGCACTTGTGACCTGCTCTGCCCTCAAACGCCTCTATAGACTCATCCTCCTCCACGGTCCCAAAGCCCttccctcctccacctcctcccctCCACTCCCCCACTCCCATGTCGGTGTCTTCTTTCTCTTCTTGCACGGAGACTACGAGGTCATTCACCGGAGGATGATGAACCGCAGGGGACACTTCATGAAGGCAGACCTTCTACATTCACAGTTTGAAGTCTTGGAGCACCCCGTGGAAGATCAAAAGGAGAACGTTGTATGTCTGGATGTAAGCAGGAGCATCCCTGACATGGCCGTGGAGGTGGAGAAACACCTCATCAGCCTCAAATCTCCAAAGAAGAACCATCAAAATGGATCTCAGTGCCATTGA